One genomic window of Gossypium hirsutum isolate 1008001.06 chromosome D11, Gossypium_hirsutum_v2.1, whole genome shotgun sequence includes the following:
- the LOC121223801 gene encoding uncharacterized protein, protein MMGGMSLAMRVLMIMVMLVSTNQYCAADAVTKTKSMSSRWCDDPSNKECLQLSDDIETMELLMDSETSKMVFEVSAATNFANSKNPTTRALDPSQAVCGRNSGKSCEPARNTGTKRFLGNMGHCRRILGGFNLAVLMVMLLLSTDRHCAADAVKKNKNIGSRWCGGSLNKEECLQLSNAMETMELLMDSEASKMVFEASAAINFAGSKRPTTRALVPSPAACDRKTGKRCVPDSNSGRKKPPNCSLYTRGCK, encoded by the exons ATGATGGGAGGTATGAGTTTAGCAATGCGGGTGCTGATGATAATGGTAATGCTAGTGAGCACCAATCAATACTGTGCGGCGGACGCGGTTACGAAGACTAAGAGCATGAGCAGCCGCTGGTGCGATGATCCTTCAAATAAGGAGTGCCTGCAGCTTTCGGACGACATAGAAACCATGGAGTTGTTGATGGATTCAGAAACAAGCAAAATGGTATTTGAAGTAAGTGCAGCAACCAACTTCGCCAACAGTAAAAATCCAACTACCAGGGCCCTTGACCCTTCTCAAGCTGTCTGCGGCCGTAATTCAGGCAAGTCTTGCGAACCTGCTAGGAATACAGGCACAAAG AGATTTCTGGGAAATATGGGACACTGTAGGAGAATTTTGGGAGGTTTCAATTTAGCAGTCCTGATGGTGATGCTACTATTGAGCACCGACCGACACTGTGCGGCCGACGCGGTTAAGAAGAACAAGAACATCGGCAGCCGGTGGTGCGGTGGTTCTTTAAATAAGGAGGAGTGCCTGCAGCTTTCAAACGCCATGGAGACGATGGAGTTGTTGATGGATTCAGAAGCGAGCAAAATGGTATTTGAAGCAAGTGCGGCAATCAACTTCGCCGGCAGTAAACGTCCAACTACCAGAGCCCTTGTCCCTTCTCCAGCTGCCTGCGACCGTAAGACTGGCAAACGTTGCGTTCCTGATAGTAATTCAGGCAGAAAGAAACCTCCAAATTGTTCACTATACACCAGAGGTTGCAAATGA